In Caldicellulosiruptoraceae bacterium PP1, the genomic window ATATCCCACATAGCCAAACCAACAGAATAGATATTATAATGCACAAAACTATTATTAAATAAACAGAAATATACAATTTAAAATGTAGATACCAAATTATTAATATAAAAGCACTAAATGCGATAAATGAGAATGTTGGTGTAAATCTTTCACCTTTTAAATATATTTGTATAAATATTGTTATAAGAGATGCCATGAAAGTTATAATAAATAATATTATAAAGTATGATAAATTCATTTCTCCGCTATATAGGTGAAAGGTTTTATAACTTGTGATAATTAATATTAATAATGAGAATAATGAAAGAATATAACCTATAATTGTTGGTAATAGGGCTTTCCCTGTAATAATTATATATTTACTAATTCTCGTTGATAATAAATATTCTATTGTGTTTGCTTTTTTTTCTTCCCAAATTGTATACATTGATATTTGTCCACTCGTTCCTAAAGATACAAAAATTGGTATTAATAAAAAAAATAAATTTATTGGTATTATTGACCTTTCTGAATATAGTTTAATAACTAATGGCATAATTAGAACCAATGAAAAACATATAATTATATTTTTCGTTCCTTTTTTTATTTCCCAATACTCTTTTCTTAAAATAGTTGCAATATCGTATAAATTTACTTTCATTGAAGTCATGTTCTTATCACCCCACATTTCAAAAAGTTTTAAAAACTAATATTTTTTATATCTTAATTTAGCAGTATCTAAAATATAAATCTTTTAATGATTGTGAGCTTTCTGTATTTCCTTGAAACATTATTTTACCTTCTTTTAATACTATAATATCTGAACATAAATCCTGAATGACATTTAGATCATGACTGCTTATCAAAATATCTACCTTCTTTTTATTATATGTTTTTAACAACTCTATTATAATTTCCAAACTTTCGGGATCAATACCTACAGTTGGTTCATCTAATATCAGTATTTTAGGTTCAATTATTAATGTACACAACATTAGTAACCTTTTTTTCATACCATTCGACAAATAGGTAACTTTTTCATTCTTCAAATTTTCTAATTTTAATTCATCCATTAGCTGTTCATAATTAACCTTAAAATTATCATAAGCTAATGCAGTTCTTGCTCTAAGCAGAATATTTTCATATACAGTTAGATTCTCATATAGCCCGCCTTTTTCTGGCATATATGAAATATAATTGCGTGGTAATTGTTTTAAAATTTTATTGTCTATTATTATAGAGCCATTTTGTGGTTTTAATATACCACTTATAAGTCTAAATAATGTTGTTTTTCCTGCTCCGTTATGTCCTAACAATCCCATTATACATTGATTTGGAATATAAAATGAAAGGTCATCAAATACTAATTTATTTTCTTTGTAATAAAACTTTAAATTATCTATTGATATCATTATTTACCTCCTTTTATTTGTTCTAAATTTTATTATAAAAATATAGTTGTAATTTTAAAGCTTAGTAATAAATTCTGGAGTATAAACTGTATTAATCCAATTATTTTCAGAAACTTTATTAATATTTGAAAAAATATTTCTAATATTATCTTCTATAAAAAATATGGTGGGTTTCTGTATATCTTTAAAGCATCCAAACACTATTCCTCTAATATTACCATTTGATAAATCATAAAAACTATTAACATTAAACTCTTTTGCATCAATAAAATAGTCATAACTCATTTCATTTTGTATATCAACAATTAAATTAGTATTTAATA contains:
- a CDS encoding ABC transporter ATP-binding protein is translated as MISIDNLKFYYKENKLVFDDLSFYIPNQCIMGLLGHNGAGKTTLFRLISGILKPQNGSIIIDNKILKQLPRNYISYMPEKGGLYENLTVYENILLRARTALAYDNFKVNYEQLMDELKLENLKNEKVTYLSNGMKKRLLMLCTLIIEPKILILDEPTVGIDPESLEIIIELLKTYNKKKVDILISSHDLNVIQDLCSDIIVLKEGKIMFQGNTESSQSLKDLYFRYC